In the Hordeum vulgare subsp. vulgare chromosome 7H, MorexV3_pseudomolecules_assembly, whole genome shotgun sequence genome, one interval contains:
- the LOC123412685 gene encoding serine/threonine-protein phosphatase PP2A-1 catalytic subunit codes for MPSHSDLDRQISQLRDCKFLPDAEVKALCEQAKAILMEEWNVQPVRCPVTVCGDIHGQFYDLIELFRIGGDTPDTNYLFMGDYVDRGYYSVETVSLLVALKVRYRDRITILRGNHESRQITQVYGFYDECLRKYGNANVWKYFTDLFDYLPLTALIENQVFCLHGGLSPSLDTLDNIRSLDRIQEVPHEGPMCDLLWSDPDDRCGWGISPRGAGYTFGQDIAQQFNHTNGLSLISRAHQLVMEGFNWAQEKNVVTVFSAPNYCYRCGNMAAILEIGENMDQNFLQFDPAPRQIEPDTTRKTPDYFL; via the exons ATGCCGTCGCACTCGGATCTGGACCGGCAGATCTCGCAGCTGCGGGACTGCAAGTTCCTGCCGGACGCCGAGGTCAAGGCCCTCTGCGAGCAGGCCAAGGCGATCCTCATGGAGGAGTGGAACGTGCAGCCCGTGCGCTGCCCGGTCACCGTCTGCGGCGACATCCACGGCCAGTTCTACGACCTCATCGAGCTATTCCGCATCGGCGGCGACACCCCCGACACGAACTACCTTTTCATGGGCGACTACGTCG ACCGTGGCTACTATTCAGTGGAGACTGTTTCATTATTAGTGGCTCTCAAAGTTCGTTACAGAGACAGAATCACAATATTGAGAGGAAATCACGAGAGCCGACAAATCACTcaagt GTATGGCTTCTACGATGAATGCTTACGGAAGTACGGAAACGCAAATGTCTGGAAGTACTTCACGGATTTGTTTGATTATTTGCCTCTCACAGCTCTTATAGAAAACCAG GTATTTTGCCTCCATGGTGGTCTCTCTCCATCATTAGATACATTGGACAACATTCGTTCTCTTGATCGCATACAAGAG GTCCCGCATGAAGGACCTATGTGTGATCTTTTGTGGTCTGATCCGGATGACCGATGCGGGTGGGGAATTTCACCAAGAGGTGCAGGCTACACATTTGGACAAGATATAGCACAACAATTTAACCATACGAATGGTCTTAGTCTTATTTCAAGGGCCCATCAACTTGTGATGGAAGGTTTCAATTGGGCACAG GAGAAGAATGTTGTCACAGTTTTCAGTGCGCCAAACTACTGTTACCGGTGTGGTAACATGGCTGCGATTCTCGAAATTGGGGAGAACATGGATCAGAACTTCCTCCAATTCGATCCAGCGCCGCGGCAAATCGAGCCAGACACAACGCGCAAGACCCCCGACTACTTTTTGTAA
- the LOC123412684 gene encoding putative F-box/LRR-repeat protein At4g15060 — translation MRRLLFPRRGGRTCPEATNRRKSRAMSRRRRPWRRPNPRSSASPEPPPGAGGADDGVDHISGMPDAVLGDIISLLPIREGARTQTLASRWRHLWRSAPLNLDYYDLPAEGDLLIRLISQILSAHAGSGRRLCIPAHHLYHHPDTVYAWFRSAGLSNLQELEFCCASYPPALPAATASTFNLSSSLRLATFSQCCFPDGISETLHFPQLKQLTLECVSISEGSLYSFVSACPVLESMLISSCIGFSCIRICSPNLRTIGVRAGYQDKVKISIEDAPSLERLLQLNLIVGLDISIISAPNLETMGCHCYDDNSGFSFKGFPTLFPMVVHTVKTLSISVRPLSVDMVIDLMSCFPCLEKLYIQIRSLQGKNLWRRKHQSHIRCLDIRLKKVVLASYGGTKSQINFAMLFVLNAKMLELLRFEGPCCWGKEFIERQRRLLQLGKRASRGARFVFSQNTCLRKLQDIKHVRDLSVADPFEC, via the exons ATGCGGCGACTCCTCTTCCCAAGAAGAGGAGGTCGGACGTGCCCGGAAGCAACCAACCGGAGGAAATCTCGAGCCATGAGCCGACGGCGGCGGCCGTGGAGGCGCCCGAATCCGAGATCCTCGGCGTCTCCAGAACCAccgcctggagctggaggagcagATGACGGCGTCGACCACATCAGCGGAATGCCCGACGCCGTCCTCGGCGAcatcatctccctcctccccATCAGGGAGGGCGCCCGCACCCAAACCCTTGCCTCCCGGTGGCGCCACCTCTGGCGCTCCGCTCCTCTCAATCTCGACTACTACGACCTCCCCGCCGAAGGTGACCTTCTGATACGCCTCATTTCCCAGATCCTCTCCGCCCATGCTGGCTCCGGCCGCCGCTTGTGCATCCCCGCGCACCACCTCTACCACCACCCTGACACAGTGTATGCCTGGTTCCGGTCTGCTGGCCTCAGCAACCTCCAGGAGCTCGAGTTCTGCTGCGCCAGTTATCCACCGGCACTGCCGGCGGCGACAGCGTCCACCTTCAATCTCTCGTCCAGCCTCCGCCTGGCCACATTCAGCCAATGCTGCTTTCCCGACGGTATATCAGAGACGCTTCACTTCCCCCAGCTCAAGCAGCTCacgcttgaatgtgtcagcatctCGGAAGGCTCACTGTACAGCTTCGTGTCTGCCTGCCCCGTCCTGGAATCCATGCTTATTAGCAGTTGCATTGGCTTCAGCTGCATTCGGATCTGCTCCCCAAACCTTAGAACCATTGGCGTACGTGCTGGATACCAAGACAAGGTGAAAATCTCTATTGAGGATGCCCCTTCTCTTGAAAGGTTGCTCCAACTCAACCTAATTGTGGGCTTGGACATATCGATAATATCAGCGCCCAACCTGGAGACCATGGGCTGCCATTGTTACGATGACAATTCCGGCTTCAGCTTTAAG GGATTTCCTACTCTGTTCCCAATGGTGGTACACACTGTCAAGACTTTATCTATCTCTGTTCGTCCTCTGTCTGTGGATATGGTTATTGATCTCATGAGTTGCTTTCCCTGCTTGGAGAAGTTGTATATCCAG ATACGTTCGTTGCAGGGAAAGAATTTGTGGCGTCGTAAACACCAGAGTCACATCAGATGCCTTGACATCCGTCTCAAGAAAGTAGTGTTGGCAAGTTATGGAGGCACCAAGTCACAAATTAATTTTGCCATGCTCTTTGTGTTGAATGCTAAAATGCTAGAGCTATTAAGATTTGAGGGTCCATGCTGCTGGGGTAAAGAGTTCATTGAAAGGCAGCGCAGGTTGCTTCAGCTTGGGAAGAGAGCTTCAAGAGGTGCTCGGTTTGTTTTCTCACAGAATACATGCCTCCGCAAACTTCAGGACATCAAGCATGTGCGGGATTTGTCTGTAGCTGATCCCTTTGAATGCTGA